In Sphingomonas psychrotolerans, the following proteins share a genomic window:
- the murD gene encoding UDP-N-acetylmuramoyl-L-alanine--D-glutamate ligase, which yields MITSPAWRGKRYAVLGLARSGLATVRALLASGAEVVAWDSNETARKVLAGDDHQGAGDHLVITDFPASDNFEGFDAVVVSPGVPINRHVVAEKARTAAVPIVGDIELFAQARAELPPHRVVGITGTNGKSTTTALIHHILETAGIPARLGGNIGLPILGRDPLPEGGVYVLELSSYQIDLTFSLDCDVAVLLNLTPDHLDRYDGFEGYAASKARLFAMQSSGHTAVIGIGDAASAAIARQVAVSGRSEDVTKIAPGVCMDQSRWPALQGPHNAQNALAAIAACEAFGVDKAAIDKGLETFPGLPHRMERVATRKGVLFVNDSKATNADSTTPALSAYPRVHWILGGRAKTDSLEACRPGFGHVVKAYTIGEAGELFASLLESEMPVERSGTLEAAVKSAAANAAPGDTVLLSPACASFDQFKDYEARGQAFRDAVSALG from the coding sequence ATGATCACGAGCCCGGCCTGGCGCGGCAAACGCTATGCGGTGCTCGGGCTTGCGCGGTCGGGGCTGGCGACGGTGCGCGCGCTGCTGGCGAGCGGGGCCGAGGTGGTGGCGTGGGATAGCAACGAGACGGCCCGCAAGGTTCTGGCCGGTGACGATCACCAAGGAGCCGGCGATCATCTAGTAATCACGGACTTTCCTGCTTCCGACAATTTCGAGGGCTTCGATGCCGTCGTCGTTTCGCCTGGCGTACCGATCAACAGGCATGTAGTCGCAGAGAAAGCTCGGACGGCGGCTGTGCCCATCGTCGGCGATATCGAGCTGTTCGCGCAGGCACGCGCCGAGCTGCCCCCGCACCGCGTCGTCGGCATCACCGGGACCAACGGCAAGTCGACCACCACGGCGCTGATCCACCATATTCTCGAGACCGCCGGCATCCCCGCACGGCTGGGCGGCAATATCGGGCTGCCGATCCTCGGACGCGATCCGCTTCCCGAAGGCGGCGTCTATGTGCTCGAGCTGTCGAGCTACCAGATTGATCTGACCTTCAGTCTCGACTGCGACGTCGCGGTGTTGCTCAATCTCACGCCCGACCATCTCGACCGCTATGACGGGTTCGAGGGCTATGCCGCGTCCAAGGCGCGTCTGTTCGCGATGCAGTCCAGCGGGCACACCGCGGTCATCGGGATTGGCGACGCGGCCTCCGCCGCCATTGCCCGGCAGGTCGCGGTGTCGGGACGCTCCGAGGACGTCACCAAGATCGCGCCGGGGGTGTGCATGGACCAGTCGCGCTGGCCGGCGCTGCAGGGGCCGCACAACGCGCAGAATGCGCTTGCCGCGATCGCCGCCTGCGAGGCGTTTGGGGTCGACAAGGCCGCGATCGACAAGGGGTTGGAGACCTTCCCCGGCCTGCCGCATCGGATGGAGCGCGTCGCGACGCGGAAGGGCGTGCTGTTCGTCAACGACAGCAAGGCGACCAACGCCGATTCGACCACGCCGGCACTCTCAGCCTATCCGCGCGTCCACTGGATCCTGGGCGGGCGGGCCAAGACCGACAGCCTCGAGGCGTGCCGCCCCGGCTTCGGTCATGTCGTCAAGGCGTACACGATCGGTGAGGCGGGCGAATTGTTCGCCTCGCTGCTGGAAAGCGAGATGCCGGTCGAGCGCTCGGGCACCCTCGAAGCAGCGGTCAAGAGCGCCGCCGCCAACGCCGCGCCCGGCGACACCGTATTGCTCTCGCCCGCCTGCGCTTCGTTCGACCAGTTCAAGGATTACGAGGCGCGCGGTCAGGCGTTCCGCGACGCCGTGAGCGCGCTGGGATGA
- the murG gene encoding undecaprenyldiphospho-muramoylpentapeptide beta-N-acetylglucosaminyltransferase, with amino-acid sequence MTNSRSYVLAAGGTGGHMVPAAALAAELANRGHKVSLVSDDRGVRFPGLFDGIDTHVLPAGRLGGGPLGYLRAAGRIMTGRSMALRLFKELRPAAVIGFGGYPALPTLLAAFRAGVPTVIHEQNAVLGRVNRFVAGRVSAIATSYDAVERMKPRWAPKTHLIGNPVREAVLALRDRPYPILDEEGIFRVLVTGGSQGATVLSRVVPDGLALLPVHFRRRLQVTHQARIEDIDAVRAKYQAHGIPADVSTYITDMPEALAWAHIVIARAGASTIAELTAAGRPAILVPLPSATDDHQTSNAREITNAGGARTISQRAFNATELAKQIQKLGLDAQALENAAGRAKSVGRPHAASDLADLVESIHAPTAPIKVRRAAIQGRLAHA; translated from the coding sequence ATGACGAATTCGCGCAGCTATGTTCTGGCAGCAGGCGGGACGGGGGGGCACATGGTGCCCGCCGCCGCGCTCGCCGCCGAGCTGGCGAACCGGGGACACAAGGTCTCGCTGGTGAGCGACGATCGCGGAGTGCGCTTTCCGGGCCTGTTCGACGGAATCGATACGCATGTGTTGCCCGCCGGGCGGCTGGGCGGCGGACCGCTCGGCTATCTCCGCGCGGCGGGGCGTATCATGACGGGACGATCGATGGCGCTGCGGCTGTTCAAGGAACTGCGTCCTGCGGCGGTGATCGGCTTTGGTGGCTATCCCGCCTTGCCGACGTTGCTCGCGGCGTTCCGCGCGGGCGTGCCGACGGTGATCCACGAGCAGAACGCGGTGCTGGGCCGGGTCAATCGCTTCGTCGCGGGGCGGGTGAGCGCGATCGCCACCTCTTATGACGCAGTCGAGCGGATGAAGCCGCGCTGGGCGCCCAAGACGCATCTGATCGGCAATCCGGTGCGCGAGGCGGTGCTGGCGCTGCGCGACCGGCCCTATCCGATCCTCGACGAGGAGGGCATTTTCCGAGTGCTCGTCACCGGCGGCAGTCAGGGCGCGACAGTGCTCAGCCGGGTGGTCCCTGACGGGCTCGCGTTGCTCCCCGTCCATTTCCGTCGACGGTTGCAGGTGACGCATCAGGCGCGGATCGAGGACATCGATGCGGTGCGCGCGAAGTATCAGGCGCACGGCATCCCCGCCGACGTCTCGACCTACATCACCGACATGCCCGAAGCTTTGGCTTGGGCGCATATCGTCATCGCCCGCGCCGGCGCCTCGACCATCGCCGAGCTGACCGCGGCGGGGCGCCCGGCGATCCTCGTGCCTTTACCCAGCGCGACCGACGACCACCAGACCTCCAACGCCCGCGAGATCACCAATGCCGGCGGCGCGCGGACGATCTCGCAGCGCGCGTTCAATGCGACTGAGCTTGCCAAGCAGATCCAGAAGCTCGGGCTCGATGCGCAGGCACTGGAGAATGCGGCGGGGCGCGCCAAGAGTGTCGGCCGCCCGCATGCGGCGAGCGACCTCGCCGATCTCGTCGAATCGATTCACGCCCCGACCGCACCGATCAAGGTGCGTCGCGCGGCAATTCAGGGAAGGCTCGCTCACGCATGA
- a CDS encoding FtsW/RodA/SpoVE family cell cycle protein has translation MSDAAETENPNGDVRRRVSKQLGRANISRAGMWFWEVDRMLLLLAMLLIAIGLVAVAAASPATARRYSDATHIMPSMHYFWRQVIWACLSVPVLIGVSMLPVTFARRFALVGAAFFLLLLALVPIVGSETNGARRWLDLGISDLQPSEFLKPFFIVATAWMLSFRAKDPELPVLFITGGMTAVIAVLLMLQPDFGQTMVFGTVWLILLTISGISTLAIGGLLGTAVAGVVAAYLFYGTARTRIDNFLFPTKEAALADRYQVDMAHQTLSAGGLTGAGPGSGQVKFKLPEAHTDYIFSVIGEEFGLLACAVIVLLYAAIVIRVFMKMLDEEDAFRLLAASGLAAQFGVQALINMAVNTGIAPSKGMTLPFISYGGSSMIALSIGYGLLLAFTRRNPYLKRSPYTGRWSKG, from the coding sequence ATGAGCGATGCCGCCGAAACCGAAAACCCGAATGGCGACGTCCGGCGGCGGGTGAGCAAGCAACTCGGCCGCGCCAATATTTCGCGCGCGGGGATGTGGTTCTGGGAAGTCGACCGGATGCTGCTGTTGCTCGCGATGCTGCTGATCGCGATCGGGCTGGTCGCGGTCGCCGCGGCCTCGCCTGCGACGGCGCGGCGCTATTCGGATGCGACCCACATTATGCCGTCGATGCACTATTTCTGGCGGCAGGTGATATGGGCCTGTTTGTCGGTGCCGGTGCTGATCGGCGTTTCGATGCTTCCCGTCACATTCGCGCGTCGCTTCGCTTTGGTCGGCGCGGCGTTCTTCCTGTTGCTGCTCGCATTGGTGCCAATCGTCGGTTCGGAGACCAACGGCGCGCGGCGCTGGCTCGATCTCGGCATCTCCGATCTCCAGCCCTCCGAGTTCCTCAAGCCGTTCTTCATCGTCGCGACTGCGTGGATGCTGTCGTTCCGCGCCAAGGATCCCGAGCTGCCGGTGCTGTTCATCACCGGCGGGATGACCGCGGTGATCGCAGTGCTGCTGATGCTCCAGCCCGATTTCGGCCAGACCATGGTGTTCGGGACGGTCTGGCTGATCCTGCTGACCATCTCGGGGATCTCGACCTTGGCGATCGGTGGGCTGCTCGGCACCGCGGTGGCCGGGGTGGTCGCCGCCTATCTGTTCTACGGCACCGCGCGGACGCGCATCGACAATTTCCTGTTCCCGACCAAGGAGGCCGCGCTCGCCGACCGCTATCAGGTCGACATGGCGCACCAGACCTTGAGCGCGGGTGGGCTGACGGGAGCAGGCCCGGGCAGCGGGCAGGTCAAGTTCAAGCTGCCCGAGGCGCATACCGACTATATTTTCTCGGTCATCGGTGAGGAGTTCGGGCTGCTCGCCTGCGCGGTGATCGTATTGCTCTATGCCGCGATCGTGATCCGGGTGTTCATGAAGATGCTCGACGAAGAGGACGCATTCCGGCTGCTCGCCGCCTCCGGCCTCGCCGCGCAATTCGGGGTGCAGGCGCTGATCAACATGGCGGTGAACACCGGGATCGCGCCGTCCAAGGGGATGACCCTGCCGTTCATCAGCTATGGCGGATCGTCGATGATCGCGCTGTCGATCGGTTACGGGTTGCTGCTCGCCTTCACGCGGCGAAACCCGTATCTGAAGCGCTCGCCATATACGGGTCGGTGGAGTAAGGGATGA
- the murB gene encoding UDP-N-acetylmuramate dehydrogenase: MGQIVGLEVSVCYALPPVRGRLTHGAPLAPLVWFKSGGAAEWLFEPADADDLSNFLFALDPAVPVMGLGLGSNMIVRDGGVSGVVVRLGKAFATVEQLDPTMLKCGGGASGILVSSKARDAGIGGVEFLRSIPGTVGGFVRMNGGAYGRETKDVMVECEVVLRTGERRTLSVADLGYTYRHSELPRGALVINATFRGHVDEPAVIQIEMDRIAAAREESQPLRTKTGGSTFKNPEGHKAWALIDAAGCRGLRRGDAQVSEKHCNFLLNLGNAASADIEALGEEVRAKVKAQSGVELEWEIQRIGVMK; this comes from the coding sequence ATGGGCCAGATTGTGGGGCTGGAAGTGAGCGTCTGCTATGCGCTTCCGCCGGTACGTGGACGGCTCACTCACGGCGCGCCGCTTGCGCCACTCGTGTGGTTCAAGAGCGGCGGGGCGGCGGAATGGCTCTTCGAGCCCGCCGATGCCGATGATCTCAGCAATTTCCTCTTTGCGCTCGACCCCGCCGTACCAGTCATGGGGCTGGGATTGGGATCGAACATGATCGTGCGTGACGGCGGGGTGTCGGGCGTGGTGGTACGGCTCGGCAAGGCGTTCGCAACCGTAGAGCAGCTGGATCCAACTATGCTCAAATGCGGCGGTGGCGCGTCGGGCATATTGGTGTCGTCCAAGGCGCGTGATGCGGGGATTGGCGGCGTCGAATTCCTGCGTTCGATCCCGGGAACGGTCGGCGGATTCGTGCGGATGAACGGCGGCGCTTATGGTCGCGAGACGAAAGACGTTATGGTCGAGTGCGAAGTCGTCCTGCGCACGGGGGAACGCCGGACCCTGAGCGTCGCCGATCTCGGCTACACCTATCGGCACAGCGAATTGCCCCGCGGCGCGCTTGTAATCAATGCGACCTTTCGCGGACATGTCGACGAGCCCGCTGTAATACAGATCGAGATGGATCGCATCGCCGCCGCGCGAGAGGAATCTCAGCCGTTGCGTACCAAGACCGGCGGCTCGACCTTCAAGAATCCCGAAGGTCACAAGGCTTGGGCGCTGATCGACGCCGCCGGCTGCCGCGGCTTGCGGCGGGGCGACGCGCAGGTCAGCGAAAAGCACTGCAATTTCCTGCTCAACCTTGGCAATGCTGCCTCAGCCGACATCGAGGCGCTGGGTGAGGAGGTCCGTGCCAAGGTGAAGGCGCAGTCCGGCGTCGAGCTGGAATGGGAAATCCAGCGCATCGGGGTGATGAAGTGA
- a CDS encoding UDP-N-acetylmuramoyl-tripeptide--D-alanyl-D-alanine ligase: MRGVTLWTSGEIADATGGKASAAFDVSGVTFDSREVGPGDLFLALKGETTDGHRFLDQAFAQGAAGALVSDETARPNVRVADTTAALDALGRASRARMNGKVIGVTGSVGKTGTKEALFAAFDRVDPGCAHRSVKSYNNHTGVPLSLARMPAATRFGVFEMGMNHAGELAQLTRLVRPHVAMVTTIAPAHMGFFASEAAIADAKGEIFEGLEPGGVAIVPFDSPHRDRLIAAAEPHASKIVTFGLNDGADFRAVERMRTRTGGTFVTARFDARELSFTISQPGEHWVSNAMAILAAVDAAGGDLELAGLALAEMGGLAGRGARFMAELPDGEALVIDESYNANPASMRATLAVLALEPGRKIAVLGEMRELGGHSDAFHAALAEPIVAADVGYAILVGEAMGALANALEGRIDFVHVPDAATARERLYAVLAPGDAVLVKGSNGVRLSGVVAALAERAMA; encoded by the coding sequence ATGCGCGGCGTGACGCTCTGGACTTCCGGCGAGATTGCAGACGCCACTGGCGGCAAGGCTTCCGCGGCGTTCGACGTTTCGGGCGTCACCTTCGACTCCCGCGAAGTCGGTCCCGGTGACCTGTTCCTCGCCTTGAAGGGTGAGACCACGGACGGACATCGATTCCTCGATCAGGCGTTCGCGCAGGGTGCGGCGGGCGCCCTGGTATCGGACGAGACCGCGCGGCCCAACGTCCGCGTCGCCGACACGACGGCCGCACTCGACGCGCTCGGCAGGGCGTCCCGCGCGCGAATGAACGGCAAGGTGATCGGCGTCACTGGATCGGTCGGCAAGACCGGCACCAAGGAGGCGCTGTTCGCGGCGTTCGACCGGGTCGATCCGGGTTGCGCGCATCGTTCGGTCAAGAGTTACAACAACCATACCGGAGTGCCGCTCAGCCTCGCGCGGATGCCGGCGGCTACGCGGTTCGGGGTGTTCGAGATGGGGATGAACCATGCCGGCGAGCTTGCCCAGCTGACCCGGCTGGTGCGCCCGCATGTCGCGATGGTGACGACGATCGCGCCGGCGCACATGGGCTTCTTCGCCAGCGAGGCGGCGATCGCCGACGCCAAAGGCGAGATATTCGAGGGGCTCGAGCCCGGCGGCGTCGCGATCGTGCCGTTCGACAGCCCGCACCGTGACCGATTGATCGCCGCTGCCGAGCCGCATGCTTCGAAGATTGTCACCTTCGGCCTGAACGACGGCGCCGATTTCCGCGCGGTCGAGCGGATGCGGACGCGGACCGGCGGGACTTTCGTCACTGCGCGCTTCGATGCGCGCGAATTGAGCTTCACTATCTCGCAGCCGGGCGAGCATTGGGTGTCGAATGCGATGGCGATCCTTGCCGCAGTCGATGCCGCCGGGGGCGATCTCGAACTGGCGGGGCTGGCGCTCGCCGAGATGGGCGGGCTTGCGGGGCGCGGCGCACGGTTCATGGCGGAATTGCCGGACGGCGAGGCGCTGGTGATCGACGAAAGCTACAACGCTAACCCCGCCTCGATGCGCGCGACGCTCGCGGTGCTTGCCCTTGAGCCGGGCCGCAAGATCGCAGTGCTCGGCGAGATGCGTGAGCTGGGCGGGCATTCGGACGCGTTTCATGCCGCGCTCGCCGAACCGATCGTGGCGGCCGACGTCGGCTATGCCATTCTCGTCGGCGAGGCGATGGGCGCACTGGCGAATGCGCTTGAGGGCAGGATCGATTTCGTCCATGTGCCCGACGCCGCAACCGCGCGCGAACGGCTATATGCCGTGCTGGCGCCGGGCGATGCGGTGCTCGTGAAAGGCTCTAACGGCGTGCGTCTCTCAGGCGTCGTGGCGGCATTGGCGGAAAGGGCGATGGCCTGA
- the mraY gene encoding phospho-N-acetylmuramoyl-pentapeptide-transferase codes for MLYWIAEQLGFPGLLNLIRYLSFRTGAAVATALLIGLIIGPKFIGWLRVRQGKGQPIRSDGPQSHLAKRGTPTMGGLMILTSLMISLLLWMDLANPLVWACMFVTFGFGAIGFLDDYDKVRKASTAGVSGKVRLLGEFAIAGIASWVIISQTGTQLYVPFFNWIHPDLGWFYIPFAAFTIVAFGNAVNLTDGLDGLATMPVVIASMAFMLIAYVVGNKVFATYLGIPYVHGAGDLAIFCGAIVGAGLAFLWFNAPPAAVFMGDTGSLALGGALGAIAVSAQHELVLGIIGGLFVVEALSVIIQVFFFKRTGKRVFKMAPIHHHFEQLGWSEPTVVIRFWIIAFVLALAGLSTLKLR; via the coding sequence ATGCTCTACTGGATCGCGGAACAGCTGGGCTTCCCGGGGCTTCTCAATCTCATCCGCTATCTCTCGTTCCGTACCGGCGCGGCGGTTGCCACCGCGTTGCTGATCGGGCTGATCATCGGGCCGAAGTTCATCGGCTGGTTGCGCGTCCGTCAGGGCAAGGGGCAGCCGATCCGCAGCGACGGCCCGCAGAGCCACCTCGCCAAGCGCGGCACGCCGACGATGGGCGGGCTGATGATCCTGACCAGCCTGATGATCTCGCTGTTGCTGTGGATGGACCTTGCCAATCCGCTGGTCTGGGCATGCATGTTCGTGACCTTCGGGTTCGGCGCGATCGGCTTCCTCGACGATTACGACAAGGTCCGGAAGGCGAGCACTGCGGGCGTGTCGGGCAAGGTTCGACTGCTCGGCGAGTTCGCGATCGCCGGCATCGCCAGCTGGGTGATCATTTCGCAAACCGGCACGCAGCTCTATGTGCCGTTCTTCAACTGGATTCATCCCGATCTCGGCTGGTTCTACATCCCCTTCGCCGCGTTCACGATCGTCGCGTTCGGCAACGCAGTGAACCTCACCGACGGACTCGACGGGCTGGCGACGATGCCGGTGGTGATCGCCAGCATGGCATTCATGCTGATCGCCTATGTCGTCGGCAACAAGGTGTTCGCGACCTATCTCGGCATCCCCTACGTCCACGGCGCGGGCGATCTCGCGATCTTCTGCGGCGCGATCGTCGGGGCTGGACTCGCTTTCCTGTGGTTCAACGCGCCCCCCGCGGCGGTGTTCATGGGCGATACCGGCAGCCTCGCACTCGGCGGTGCGCTCGGCGCGATCGCGGTTTCGGCGCAGCATGAGCTGGTGCTCGGGATCATCGGCGGGCTGTTCGTGGTCGAGGCGCTCTCGGTGATCATCCAGGTTTTCTTCTTCAAGCGCACCGGCAAGCGCGTCTTCAAGATGGCGCCGATCCACCATCATTTCGAACAGCTCGGCTGGTCGGAGCCGACGGTGGTGATCCGCTTCTGGATCATCGCGTTCGTGCTGGCGCTAGCAGGGCTATCGACGCTGAAGCTCAGATGA
- the murC gene encoding UDP-N-acetylmuramate--L-alanine ligase: MKGVATDIGTIHFVGIGGIGMSGIAEVMHNLGYKVQGSDVAEGYVVQGLRDRGIPITIGHKAENIGDAAVVVVSTAIVRTNPEVEAAYERRVPVVRRAEMLAELMRLKSTVAVAGTHGKTTTTSMVAALLDAGGVDPTVINGGIINQYGSNARLGDSDWMVVEADESDGSFLRLDGTIAVVTNIDPEHLDHYGSFDKAKDAYVEFVENVPFYGAALLCLDHPEVQAIIPRVRDRRIVTYGFAASADVRGVNVTPHSGGNRFEAIIRNRDGSTRSIENIELPMPGRHNVQNALAAIGVALELGIPDVTIQKGFARFGGVKRRFTKVGETQGVTVIDDYGHHPVEIRAVLSAARESAEGRVIAVVQPHRYSRLGNLMDDFAQAFNDADMVLVAPVYAAGEQPVEGVDSDTLVEGIKRRGHRSVAAVADADALARVLAEMAVPGDMVVCLGAGDITKWAAGLAPAIEQARQEVAA, from the coding sequence ATGAAGGGTGTCGCAACCGATATCGGCACGATCCATTTCGTCGGGATCGGCGGGATCGGCATGTCGGGAATCGCCGAAGTGATGCACAATCTCGGTTACAAGGTGCAGGGCTCGGACGTTGCCGAAGGCTATGTCGTGCAGGGCCTGCGCGACCGCGGCATTCCGATCACGATCGGGCACAAAGCCGAGAATATCGGCGACGCGGCGGTGGTGGTGGTGTCGACTGCGATCGTACGCACCAATCCCGAAGTCGAGGCCGCTTATGAGCGCCGCGTGCCGGTGGTGCGCCGCGCCGAGATGCTGGCCGAACTGATGCGGCTGAAATCGACCGTCGCGGTGGCGGGAACGCACGGCAAGACCACGACCACGTCGATGGTCGCGGCGTTGCTCGATGCGGGCGGGGTGGATCCAACCGTGATCAACGGCGGGATCATCAACCAATATGGCTCGAACGCGCGGCTCGGCGACAGCGACTGGATGGTCGTGGAAGCCGACGAAAGCGACGGCAGCTTCCTGCGGCTCGACGGCACGATCGCAGTGGTCACCAATATCGATCCCGAGCATCTCGATCACTATGGGTCGTTCGACAAGGCGAAGGACGCCTATGTCGAGTTCGTCGAGAATGTGCCGTTCTACGGCGCGGCTTTGCTGTGCCTCGATCATCCCGAAGTGCAGGCGATCATTCCGCGGGTCCGCGACCGGCGGATCGTGACCTATGGCTTTGCGGCGAGCGCCGACGTGCGCGGGGTCAACGTCACCCCGCATTCGGGGGGCAACCGCTTCGAGGCGATCATCCGTAACCGCGACGGCAGCACGCGCTCGATCGAGAATATCGAGTTGCCGATGCCCGGCCGCCACAATGTTCAGAACGCGCTCGCCGCGATCGGTGTGGCGCTCGAACTCGGCATCCCCGACGTGACGATCCAGAAGGGCTTTGCGCGCTTCGGCGGCGTCAAGCGCCGCTTCACCAAGGTCGGCGAGACGCAGGGCGTGACCGTGATCGACGATTACGGGCACCATCCGGTCGAGATCCGCGCAGTGCTCTCCGCGGCGCGCGAAAGTGCCGAGGGCAGAGTGATCGCAGTGGTCCAGCCGCACCGTTATTCGCGGCTCGGCAATCTGATGGACGACTTCGCCCAGGCGTTCAACGACGCCGACATGGTGCTGGTCGCGCCGGTTTATGCCGCGGGCGAGCAACCGGTCGAGGGCGTCGATTCCGATACGCTGGTCGAAGGCATCAAGCGCCGTGGGCATCGCTCGGTGGCGGCGGTTGCCGACGCCGACGCACTGGCGCGGGTCCTCGCCGAGATGGCGGTGCCGGGCGATATGGTCGTGTGTCTCGGCGCGGGCGACATCACCAAATGGGCGGCGGGCCTCGCCCCGGCGATCGAGCAGGCGCGGCAGGAAGTCGCGGCATGA